One genomic window of Ruminococcus gauvreauii includes the following:
- a CDS encoding gp53-like domain-containing protein, which translates to MADVKSYTEQIAQAAYGREVRSAIVDAINAVSDENNTYNQIKMDIQSLHNQAEASYTGNQVIQGEISTAAEEIRTISSGLTDKLEKGKTLNTDLSERINSGTTLNNNLVYNVDEAKSVNQSLGGNVSAAQNLNQKFDEMVKSAEVVEQSLTADVESGTQLLPDLREAVTNAANAKNELDGVIAGTADQFNGKVDKQEGKGLSSNDYTDDDKRKLAGVSEGANYYMHPAHEPHAAGLYKLAVDESGHVSAAHGATLEDFTAIGLPERDTTYEAASAAADGLMSAADKEKLDTVEQGANHTVVDTSMDASSGNPVQNGVITAKIKNLEASITSLSNSVEQNKNGLIEMPGGLMIQWGSKNVPSVAAKGITKSSVAYPKSFSSTPIVFCNALANYHISAIPESNGNLKGFNANLRAVDGIARTNRWFNWIAIGFK; encoded by the coding sequence ATGGCAGATGTAAAAAGTTATACAGAGCAGATCGCCCAGGCTGCCTATGGACGTGAGGTGCGGTCTGCGATTGTTGATGCGATTAATGCCGTGTCCGATGAGAACAACACTTATAACCAGATAAAAATGGACATTCAAAGCCTTCATAATCAGGCAGAAGCTTCGTATACCGGCAATCAGGTGATCCAGGGAGAAATCAGCACTGCTGCAGAGGAGATTCGAACAATTTCCTCCGGTCTGACCGATAAACTTGAAAAGGGAAAGACGCTGAATACGGATCTTTCCGAGCGGATCAACAGTGGCACAACGCTGAACAACAATCTTGTATATAATGTGGACGAGGCAAAGAGCGTCAATCAGTCTTTAGGGGGCAATGTGTCTGCGGCACAGAATCTCAACCAAAAATTTGACGAAATGGTAAAAAGTGCAGAGGTTGTCGAGCAAAGTCTGACTGCCGATGTGGAGAGCGGTACACAGCTGCTGCCGGACCTTAGAGAAGCGGTAACAAATGCTGCAAATGCTAAAAATGAATTGGATGGTGTGATCGCTGGAACTGCAGATCAATTCAACGGTAAGGTGGATAAGCAAGAGGGAAAGGGTCTGTCTTCCAATGATTATACGGATGACGATAAACGAAAGCTTGCGGGTGTGTCTGAAGGTGCTAATTATTATATGCATCCTGCGCATGAACCACATGCTGCAGGACTGTATAAGCTTGCAGTGGATGAATCGGGGCATGTGTCAGCTGCTCATGGGGCGACACTGGAAGATTTTACGGCAATCGGTCTGCCGGAACGTGATACAACTTATGAAGCTGCATCGGCTGCCGCAGATGGTCTGATGTCAGCAGCAGATAAGGAGAAGCTTGATACTGTGGAGCAGGGCGCCAACCATACGGTTGTAGATACGTCCATGGATGCGAGCAGCGGGAACCCGGTACAGAATGGAGTCATTACAGCAAAAATAAAAAATCTGGAGGCAAGTATTACCAGCCTGTCAAACAGTGTAGAACAAAATAAGAATGGATTAATTGAAATGCCTGGAGGCCTGATGATACAGTGGGGGTCTAAAAATGTTCCCTCCGTTGCGGCGAAAGGGATCACAAAATCTTCTGTTGCTTATCCGAAAAGCTTTTCCAGTACACCTATAGTATTTTGCAATGCTCTGGCAAACTACCATATTTCTGCAATACCGGAAAGCAACGGTAATTTAAAAGGCTTTAATGCAAACCTGCGGGCGGTGGATGGAATTGCCCGTACAAACCGGTGGTTTAACTGGATTGCGATTGGTTTTAAATAA